A region of Bicyclus anynana chromosome 17, ilBicAnyn1.1, whole genome shotgun sequence DNA encodes the following proteins:
- the LOC112046767 gene encoding protein kish-A: protein MSALFNFQSLLCVILLLICTCAYLRSFFPSIMDRNKTGLLGTFWKCARIGERKSPYVATCCVIMAFSILFLT from the exons ATG AGTgcactatttaattttcaaagtttGCTCTGCGTCATACTGCTTCTAATATGTACGTGTGCCTACTTGAGATCCTTCTTCCCTAGTATTATGGATCGAAATAAGACTGG ACTACTTGGAACATTCTGGAAGTGTGCAAGGATTGGTGAAAGGAAATCTCCATATGTAGCAACCTGCTGTGTTATAATGGCTTTCAGCATCTTGTTCTTGACTTGA
- the LOC112046766 gene encoding protein prenyltransferase alpha subunit repeat-containing protein 1 yields MEEDKFALVEKIIKDVHNVLSKIAELYAFDVVPMDNNFQNKSPVLHMENCLGLESWCVKHVYMYCYTELMDKYCMKPNRKSRKLAFGCERLIKLLNVTLLLKPENNSLWNKRRELVLQALLDKTVELHFSRLVLSRKPKCNEAYAYRRWVLDSILQDDTLPVHNIESLVNDEIVICNLASDKCPNNYHSWNHRTWLLNRLTRVKSNFDIDSLFIKEYHFSEKWTSKHVSDFSCFHYYQFCLKNIYSLSDESWKILQSSLNINLRKVLVKLLATNFPKDLTIQASEENLLSYSEENLMKLLLAYANKNCKCVVDYVQLCRKVEILFHSLVLNDELIRFYKHHETLWYHRRFILHEMLMVMYDHFGLVRCKGALVKKSCKVCYFEELRQKQPKIVRYDSNHIYSSVFFNVILTHEKKIIDERRTDGDNFADRHEKYLKFVEALNSVI; encoded by the exons ATGGAGGAAGATAAATTCGCATTGGtggagaaaataataaaagatgtACACAATGTTTTATCGAAAATCGCTGAGTT atatgCGTTTGATGTGGTTCCAATGGATAATAATTTTCAGAACAAATCGCCAGTATTGCATATGGAAAATTGTTTAGGCCTAGAGTCATGGTGTGTTAAACATGTTTACATGTATTGTTACACGGAGCTTATGGACAAATATTGTATGAAACCCAATCGCAAGTCAAGAAAACTTGCCTTTGGCTGTGAGAGACTAATCAAGTTACTGAATGTGACTCTTCTTCTAAAGCCAGAAAACAATTCACTATGGAATAAAAGACGTGAATTGGTCCTTCAGGCATTATTGGATAAGACTGTTGAGTTGCATTTTTCGAGGTTGGTTTTATCTAGAAAACCAAAATGTAATGAAGCATATGCTTATAGAAGATGGGTTTTAGATTCAATATTACAAG atGACACTCTGCCAGTGCACAATATTGAAAGCTTAGTAAAtgatgaaattgtcatttgtaaTCTTGCTTCTGATAAGTGCCCTAACAACTATCACAGTTGGAATCACCGAACATGGCTTCTAAACAGACTTACACGAGTTAAATCAAATTTTGATATAGACTCACtctttataaaagaatatcACTTCTCAGAAAAGTGGACATCCAAACACGTATCAGACTTTAGTTGTTTCCACTACTATcagttttgtttaaaaaatatttatagtttgagTGATGAATCTTGGAAAATccttcaaagttctctaaacaTTAATTTACGGAAAGTGCTTGTTAAGTTATTAGCGACAAATTTTCCAAAGGATCTAACAATCCAGGCGTCAGAGGAAAATTTGCTCAGTTACTCAGAGGAAAACCTGATGAAACTGTTACTTGCTTATGCTAATAAGAATTGTAAATGTGTTGTAGATTATGTACAGTTGTGTAGGAAAGTAGAAATATTGTTTCATTCTTTAGTGCTGAATGATGAGTTGATAAGATTTTACAAACACCATGAAACTTTGTGGTATCACAGGAGATTTATATTGCATGAAATGCTTATGGTAATGTATGACCATTTTGGACTTGTTAGATGTAAAGGTGCCCTTGTAAAGAAAAGTTGTAAGGTTTGCTATTTTGAAGAGTTGCGGCAAAAGCAGCCAAAGATAGTGAGATATGACAGTAACCACATTTATTCTAGTGTGTTTTTCAATGTAATATTAACACATGAGAAGAAAATTATAGATGAGAGACGGACAGATGGTGACAATTTTGCAGACagacatgaaaaatatttgaaatttgtAGAAGCTCTCAATAGTGTTatataa